A window of the Hordeum vulgare subsp. vulgare chromosome 5H, MorexV3_pseudomolecules_assembly, whole genome shotgun sequence genome harbors these coding sequences:
- the LOC123399455 gene encoding GDSL esterase/lipase LTL1-like encodes MGALGVLLVIVMVAAMVAAAAAAAAAAATASGPRPFFVFGDSLVDSGNNNYLATTARADSAPYGLDYPTHRATGRFSNGLNVPDIISEHLGAEPVLPYLSPHLDGHKLLVGANFASAGVGILNDTGIQFVNIIRIQKQLRYFEQYQGRVRRLIGEPATQRLVRSALVLITLGGNDFVNNYYLLPFSARSRQFALPDYVRYLIAEYKTILQQLHGLGARRVLVTGSGPIGCAPAELATRSANGECDLELQRAAALYNPQLVQMTKELNAQFGADVFVAVNAYRMHMDFISAPAAYGFVTSKVACCGQGPYNGVGLCTAMSSVCPDRSLYAFWDNFHPTERANRIIVSQFMAGSPDYMHPLNLSTILAMDAAAMP; translated from the exons ATGGGTGCGCTTGGCGTCCTCCTCGTGATCGTGATGGTAGCAGCCAtggtagcagcagcggcggcggcagcagcTGCTGCAGCAACGGCGAGCGGTCCTCGTCCCTTCTTCGTGTTCGGCGACTCCCTGGTGGACAGCGGCAACAACAATTACCTGGCCACCACGGCGCGCGCCGACTCGGCGCCCTACGGCCTCGACTACCCGACCCACCGCGCCACCGGCCGCTTCTCCAACGGCCTCAACGTCCCCGACATCATCAGCGAGCACCTCGGGGCCGAGCCCGTGCTGCCCTACCTCAGCCCCCACCTCGACGGCCACAAGCTGCTCGTCGGCGCCAACTTCGCGTCCGCCGGCGTCGGCATCCTCAACGACACCGGCATCCAGTTT GTGAACATCATCCGTATCCAGAAGCAGCTGCGCTACTTCGAGCAGTACCAGGGCAGGGTGCGGCGGCTGATCGGCGAGCCGGCGACGCAGCGGCTGGTGCGGAGCGCGCTGGTGCTCATCACGCTCGGCGGCAACGACTTCGTCAACAACTACTACCTGCTGCCCTTCTCCGCCAGGTCCCGCCAGTTCGCGCTCCCGGACTACGTCCGCTACCTCATCGCCGAGTACAAGACCATCCTCCAGCAGCTCCACGGCCTCGGCGCCCGCCGCGTCCTCGTCACCGGCTCGGGCCCGATCGGCTGCGCGCCGGCGGAGCTCGCCACGCGGAGCGCCAACGGCGAGTGCGACCTGGAGCTGCAGCGCGCCGCCGCGCTCTACAACCCGCAGCTGGTGCAGATGACCAAGGAGCTCAACGCCCAGTTCGGCGCCGACGTCTTCGTCGCCGTCAACGCCTACCGGATGCACATGGACTTCATCTCCGCCCCGGCGGCGTACGGCTTCGTCACGTCCAAGGTCGCGTGCTGCGGCCAGGGCCCGTACAACGGCGTGGGGCTGTGCACCGCCATGTCCAGCGTCTGCCCCGACCGCTCCCTCTACGCCTTCTGGGACAACTTCCACCCCACCGAGAGGGCCAACCGCATCATCGTCAGCCAGTTCATGGCCGGCTCGCCGGACTACATGCACCCGCTCAACCTCTCCACCATCCTCGCCATGGACGCCGCCGCAATGCCATGA